In the genome of Lathyrus oleraceus cultivar Zhongwan6 chromosome 4, CAAS_Psat_ZW6_1.0, whole genome shotgun sequence, the window CCATGGTTGCTGTACTTCCAGCAAGGCCCTTTATATTCACTGGAAGTATCTGTAAATGGTGATTAACAAGTCGGAAGTTATGTACTATTCAATGTATTCAATAAACACAAATTAACCCAAGTTCAGCCACTACGATTCAATGCCAAAGGCAGGATCGTGCACTCAGAACCGAAAATACAGAGGAAAATAATAAGCATTGACATAATAGTAAATAGTGCAACATTTAGCTAATCCTTCTTCAGGTTATTAACTTTTGAATACTAAAGTATTTCATACCTCGGACATTATAAGCCAAGGGATTGGTCCAAGTCCTAGAGAGAACCCAATTACCATAACCTAAAAAAAGGTGATAAAACTGATGACTACTAAAAATCTAAACTTTCACACACAAAATATCCAGCTGAGCTCAAGAAAGATACCACAAGGCCAACAACGGATATCATTCCCAAAATGCTGAAATAATGTGAATCCTTTGATACAACTTCCTGTATCAATGAAATAAGTCAAAAGGATTGCCAAGCTACGAAACTGAATGTATCTATTATTTACTTGTACCAACCTCCAGATAGAATGCTATAGAAACAACGAGAAGGCTAGCTGTCATTAAAGACGAGGATATCTGCAAAGTTATAATGGATTTCAAACATTAAATTACGTTTGCATCACGCAGTATAATGAAGTAATGAAAGCTATACTTCATACTCACTATTAGGAGCAGCCTCCGCCCACTTTTGTCCACCAACCAAGTAGCTATTCCAGTAGCTATGACCTGGAAAAGAATGCTGATTATGAGAATTAAATTCACTATAGTATCTTTATAAATTCATACGAAACCCAATTTGTAGTCCAGGCCAGGCTTTATTTTGCAACCTGAATAGCTCCAAGTCCAACGGTAGCAACATTGCTGGATGAGATTCCTGTTACAGTACAGAAGTCAAATACAGAAACAGATGCAAGTTAGATCTAGGAAGCATTATGACTGTAATCTAAATTCTCATTTTAGTTTCTATTAGAAGTGCCAAAACCCAAACCACAGAAAGAAAGATTAAGTAAAACAGAATGGAATTAGTCCTTTACATTCCTTTTCTAAAATTTACTATAATAGTCTTTGTACTACACATTATTTATTTCCTACTAATATATGGTGTGTAATCATGTAATAGAATACTCAGTAATGGAAAGTGGGATGGCCCCTATTCTAGTTGTATATGCTCAACAATTGGAAAATTACTAAAATTCATGAACTATTCATAATTAGTAATAAACCATAATAAAACAAAACATACAAGTAGATACCAGTCAAGGAAAAAAACAAGCTTAAGGCCTTCAGGTAGGGAATATTTGATAGGACCCAAGATGAGAAGATTGATTCAAAGAGACGAGTAGTAACTAATTATACTATTGAGGTGTTTTGGTAATTAGTGGAGTGTCTAAGTAATATGAATATTTTATCAGCTATTTATTTTAGTAGCAATTTATAATAAATTAATGATAGGACCCGAGATGAGAAGATTGATTCAAAGAGACTAGTAGTAACTAATAAAAATATTCATATTACTTAGACACCCCACTAATTACTAAAACATCTCAATAGTAAACTTAACTTAGTTACTACTAATCTCTTTGAATCAATTTTCTCATCTTGGGTTCTATCAATATTGGTCAGTCACCGCTCCGCTACTATGGATAACTCTTAATTTTGGACTAGGCTAAACGCAACCTTGCAAATTTGACTTATATCTTGAAGGTTGCCCAACATTATAAACACTACAAGCCGTAATGAGAGCGGAAAAATTCCAACATAACCCCCCAAGCTCGGGCCCAATGAGCCTGAAACATGGAGGACATGGGATTTGCAACAACAGATATAGGTTAGGCTCTAATACCCTCCTAAACCTTGGACTGGGCCTAACTCAGCCTTACATAATCGACTTGTAAGGTGAGGGTTGCCACTACTCTGCCATTATGGATAACTCTTAAACTTTGGACTAGACTTAACCCAACCTTACAAAACTAGCATATATAGTGCAAGTTGCCCAACCTATATAAACACTACACAGTTGCATTGAAAGCGGGAAATTTCCAACATACCCCCCTCTAGCTCAGGCCCAATGAGTCTAAAACATGGACGAGGAGGAAAGTCCAACAAAAGTTCTAGGATAAGCTCCAATACCATCTTAATTTTGGACTAGGCCTAACTCAACCTTACTGAACCGACTTGTAAGGTAAGAGTTGTCCAAGCTTTATAAACACTACACGGACCACATCTCTAGGCAATGTGGGACTAAATCCACTCTTTCACCGACTTGTAAGGTGAGAGTTGTCCAATATTTCGTCTTGTCACGTACTTCGTGGGACAAAAGTTTATCTCATGGTTTGTGGCATAATAAAATTTATAGAGTAATGTCTGGTACCTCACCTCTAGATTTTCTTACCCATAACTAGAAATCAAACATGGAACACTTTATTATTCCTGGCTAGTTAGTTATTCACTATTTAGCTAGTCAAATGGACATAAATACTCAACTTTAAATTTTACTTGATTTGAGATTTGTTGGTGAGTTACAAACGATAAAACACTGATTTATGTTTATACTTAAACTATAATcttaatcctaattaaataatGAAATATGGACCAACCCTCCCTAAGTTAGAGGCCGGAAGGAACACATGACAGTAGGATTAAATGATCCAAGACTTTTTACATAGGTTATGACCTTACTTTAATGATGGTTAAGGGCATAGAGACTAATTATCTAACCTTGACAATGGCAGCTTGAATTATGGGGCAAGTTTAAGAGAACTCAATAGTAGAATATAATAGATAGAGAGAGAGACTATAATGCTATATACTCTAAAATTGGTATTTACTTGATGCAAGGCAATAAAGCACGAGCACGGACACAATACGAATATTGGATACCATATGTATCCGATACGGCGATGCATCACTAATTGAATAATATAGGTTACGATACGTTTAAGATAcatatataaaaattaaaattagaCATCTAGTTAAATCATAGTCCGACAAAAACCAAACACATGACACAATTTTTAGCACATTACCAGATGGCTGAAAATTGTGAAAGGTCTTAAGGAAGAAAGGAGCGTTGCAGATATGGTATATTGAGTCTAAAATTATCATTTAAAAATAATGTTATatgtaaaaagaaaataataatgAATCTGAATTAAATTTCGAAAATCGGTAATTCATAAGGAATTAGGGGGAATACCAATCTTGAAAAATGACAACTATCAGGAAAAAGTTAAATGGGGGTATTAAAGAAAATAGTCATTAAAAGGTGAGTGAGTGATCATTAAAAAGAAATTAGTATGATCTAAATGAAGAGCCACATATCCGCAGCATATTGGAGCCGTATCGCCGCCATATCGCAGCACACGAGTCGGCTGGGATTTTGACGTATCTGTGCTTCATTGATGTGAGGTTGTGTGTTAAAAAAAGAACAAAACACTAATCCTTGTTTAGAAATGTACTAGACTCTTAAACATAATTAAATAAGCAATCCCAAGAGAACACCTAAGATGCTCTAAAATACAACAAAGATATATTGAGATATCTTTTATATATTCAAACCATAGTCATGGAAACACAACAAATAACTGGAGGTTTATACCTATTAAACATAAATTTTCTAATCTATCTCTAACATCTCAAACCATGTTGTATTATACTAGACATTGATATTTCAAGTATTTGATGGTTTTAACTAATATCAAATATTAGTATTTTAAAATTCTAAAGAATTAAGTGATAACCTGCATTTGCAAAGATGCTAGTTGAATAGAACAAAACTCCATTGATACCACTCAATTGCTGAAGTACAAGTAATCCAATTCCTATCTGCAGGTACTCAGTTAGTCAAAATCCATGTTTGACTTTTCAGATAAATTACGACATGACAATATCAGAACAAGGGAATGTATTATACCGATAAAGGGAACCAATATCTTTTCCTCTTGAGATCTGCAAATCGGATTGTAGCTCTTTTTCCAGTTGATGCCACAGCTCTCTAAAAAAAGTAAAGTGGTTAGAAATGCATGTTTTTTACATACATATTCAAAATAATACTATTAAGTGCACGGTATGCTTACTGTTGATATTTTACCTAGTTAGCAAAAATTAGCCATATAACAATAGGCAATTACGCCACATACCTTAATTTCATGTACTTCAACAGATATATCTGTGTCAAATCCTCTCAACACTTGCAACGAAGTCTCGAACTCATCCATCATCCCCATCTTGGCCTAAGATTCCACATTGGCACaataaaaaatagaaaagaaGAAAATTAGAACGAGTAATGCCTTGCCATCCCTTTTCTGGAAGGAACGTGAGTATTAACAGATATAATGTACAAAATTCAATCAGTACAATGCATAACATTCGATCCATACCAACCATCTAGGAGATTCTGGTATGAAAAATAATCCAGGTATTAATATTGTACAAGGCAAAATTCCTGCAACAGGACAAAGAGCATAAATATGTGTGCAAATTAATGTTTTGAAAGATCAAACCATTATACAACTTTGAATTTACTCTATGAACAAGGTGTAACAAACTATCCCCAAGCAAATTTACTTTTCCCCTCATGACTGACACTGTTTTACATTATAAACCTGGCTGGCTCCACTGCTAAACACACATAATCCAAGCATTTTGCTTGTTTTCACTTATATGAAACTTGTTACAACAAGGTCATTAGAAATTTACCTAGGATCGCAAGCACTCTCCAGTTGGCAAAAAGGCCTAACAGATAAGCCAGCATTATTCCAATTGTAACAGAGAGCTGAGCAAGAAACGTTACATAAATATTAAATACCAAATTCAATGCCTCCAGCCCCTTTAATATAAAAATCGAAAGAAAAGACTTAGGATTCAGAAACAAATAATTTTTCAACCTGGTTCACTGATCCAAGGCTACCTCTCATGTTCTCAGGTGCTATCTCAGCTATATAAACAGGCACCTAAAAGGGGGGAATAAACCAGTACACAGACAGCATTAAATCAGCAATCAGTAACCTTCCAAATAGGGTCgacaaataaaaacaaaacaatcAAACTTACCACATAAGAAATAATCCCAACACCAAAACCTTCCAATAACCTCCCCATAAACAAAAAGGAAGAGTCCTATAAAACCAACGAAACATCATATCAGGTTAAATCCCTGATCACACAAATAAAAAACCAAACCACTCACGCCACTTGCAAACAGTAGTACTTACTTTGGCAAATGAAATGGCGAGCCACCCTATTATATTGGGAATTGAAGCAATCATCAATGACTGCAACACTCAAACATTGACACAAATAAAAAACCACATCACAATTATTCATTTATCAGAATGAGTTAATAAACACTGCCAAAATATAAATTAAGAAATACTAGTACCCCTTTGCGTCCAACGTATTCTGCTATCTGACCACTGGCTATAGCTCCCACCATGGCACCCACATTGGATAAAGATCCAAACAGAGAAAACTATCCAAATTATCAACAACAAAAGCAAATAAATACTAACACTAAGAACAAAAACTATAAAATAATCCAAAATCATAGAAACAAACATATAAAAAAATACCTCTGAAACCGAGAGATTTAGATCTTTGATTATAGCTTGCTGCGTGGGAGAAGAATATCCACACTAACCccacaaacacacacaaaaataaaaatcaataatGGTTTGTTTTTTACATAGATTCGAACAGAATTGGGAATAAATTGTATTGAATTGAAGCAGACCGTGAAACCGAATTGAATGGGACCCAAAGCAGCGATGAGGACACAGAAGAGAACAGAAACTGAACCATCGCGCAAAACCTGGGTAGTGGAGGAGCCGGCAACGCTGGATTGTCTGGAACTCATTTTATACCAACTTCCCGTATGAAGGAACGGTTTCTGAAGTTCCCTTCCATCGCCGCTTTCTTCTCTGAAACTCATTCTCTCCTCCTTCTTCCTCAAGAGATTTCTACGTTGCGGTGAAACTGTTTTATTATTTTTAACTATCAGGTGTTTGTGAAAATGCCCCACCCACCTAGGGGTTTTGGAACGTGGTGCTGAGTTGTGAAAGGATGTCGCTTACTGCAAGAGGTGACAGATCGGAAATTTGAGATGTCACGTTAGAACAGAAGAATAATAAGTATGGAAGGGTTGTTGGTTGGGTTTCGTGGTTCTTATCTTCTTCTGATGTGGCACTGTCTGGTCGGCGACAAAAATAAATATACTTGTTTATGTTTTATGGAATTTTGCATGTGATATGAATTGTGAAGTAGTAGTAGATAATAATTGAGGAAATTTTGTGTTTAATTTGGTATGTGAAGTGTAAAATGAGAGCGAAGGAAGCATGCATATCATATTTACTGAAAATGTTGGCTAAAGTTTGACCGGCAGATCATGTGTTTTTTTCACCGGTGCCAAAATGATGGAAAGTGTGTGACATTTTTTTTACACGTGGGACGAGGACAAAAAGAGCAAGAATAAATTAGTGTGTTATTAGAGAAAAGAAATGGATCGGGATAAATTATTTTTACACGCCCAATTAATCAGAACTATTTATTCTGTCAAATTAattcttaaattttaaatttttaacTAGTGTTATTATTCTTATATGAGTTCTTTAAAATTGCATTATTGAAATAAAAATTGGATCAATTATTTTAAGATGATTTGGTTTAGTAGAAATATGGAATTGGCAAATGTACAAATGATGTCAGGAGTGAGAATAGATTGGGATCGAATTAGGTTTTGTCAAGTCTAAGTTTATCGGTCAAAAATATCAAAGTCTGATTGATCTATTAGTCTATTTAAAAATCCattttattaaaatatatataaataaacaattcaattagtgtttatataaatttaaaaaaaaattaaaaatcaattataCTACAAATTTGTTTGCATTGACTTATCTAAACTTACTAGTAACTTATATTTTATGAGACTATTTGTTTAGAAAAATttattaaaaacaatttataataTTATTCATAAGCTATTTTTAATCTATTTTTATAAGTTTTTAAAGATGATTAaactttattttttattataatttaaagtataatatataatacaataataataaaaaaattattcatATTTATATAAATAGATGGATCTAGAAATACTTTTTTTATAATCTCATATTTAATTTTTTAACCAAATATGCTTAAAAATATTAGactttttttatttaaaaaaaatataatttgaTTTGAATTTACGTAGGTTAGGTCTTAGTTCCTTATTAGTCAAAAAGTCATTTTTAGATAGAGCAATCAAAAAGTCATTTTTAGATAGAGGTTTTTCAAAAAACAATCATATTTGgattttgtttttattattaaaaaacaTTTTCTTACTTtcataaaaaaagaaaaattgaaaaaaaaattgatttttttttatttttttaaaagtgatttttttagtttaatgtttttttagtttgattttttagaaaaaaaattaatttgattttttaaaatttatttagAAAAAAGACTTACAATTTTTAGTTtgacttttttttaattttcattaaatTGTAATTTTttggagaatttttttaaaaattaattttcaaaaaatatgttttaataagatgtttttcttaatttttttattaaaaagtatttttaaaggcAATATTTGAATTTATTTGGCTTTTGTTGTACTATCGGATACAAGTCTATTATTATAGTCGGCGTAACTTGTTAAACACTAGATCTTTTTTTATAACCATAAGAGTAGTGTTCCACCAATTGAATTCCATGATGGAAAGTCTCATGTTTGCAAGAGTGTCAACATAATTGTTTCCTTCTCTAAAATGTGACAGATAATGAAATGCATGTTCTGCGGTGGCCATGCAGTTACACCATGCCAAAATAATCACCCTAGAGTCAATCTCATTTCAAAGGCAGTACAAATTCTTGATGTTGGCTTGCTCGATGACCATAATGATTCTCATGAGTTATGTAAAAAAAGAGTTTTGAACATCTAAATTTGCCGCAAAATCGTCAATGTAGTCAATTGCACTGTCTATGAAAATACCAGCACACGAGGATGATCCAGGATTTCACAATGTCGAGCCATTTTGTGTTGCACTTTATCCAGTTGAGCAAAGAACGGCGCCAAATAACTTATGAACCTGATGAACTTTTGGAGGATGAGTATGCATATGAAAGGCTTTGAGAATAATGAAGTCAATCGGATAATGGTCAGTTCACAAAGGAGTGTGTATTTTTGTGATGGACATTGAAGCAATGATATTGTTAATAACAACATTGTGAGAGAGATAGTTATTGTTAAATCTAGTCTGGTTCCTACAATGTCGAATTGTCTTATAGGTTGATAAGATAGTTGCAACTATGACCAATTCACTTTGAGGACTCCAACTTCTTTTTGCAACTATTTAAGGATGAGGTGAAATAGGTGAAGTTTATGAATGGATTGATGATGTTCTCGATCCAAGTCCACAACCTGGAAGCAAAGAGGAAGATAATGAAGATATGTCTAGCATTTTCAGAAGCTTGTCTGCAAAGAGAGCATGTGGAGGGAAGCGTGCAAcctgtaacaccctaaaccccagactttatttttaatgaataattcatgCATATGATGTTACTTCATCAAAACTCTCTTACATAAACATGCAACTAATAATTTATAGCAAAAGATAAAAGGAAAATGCATCATAAGTCTAAATAAAACATCTATGAAACTCCATAAAAGAGATTTACAACTCAACACATGAAAATACAAGCGTCCAAATCCCTGATATTATAGATCAGAGCATTTATTCGACTAAATAAAAAAATAGTAAATGCTAAGAGGGCGTCACAATCATCTCACGACCATCACAATTTATCACTCATGTTGATTACATATATAACATTGTACAAAGCCAATCCAACAAAataaagaagggatgagaatACACTTACAAGTATAACGATGAAATTTAGCAACAGGATGATAAAtgaatataataataatattagtATACAAACACATACACAAATACAAACACGGGTTTTATGGTACCAATATTGTGTGGATATCAGAGGTATGTAACTGATTTCTTCCACGGTCTCCAGTCCCTCACCTGAATCGAAGATCTCCACCAAATAGATCTGAGACCCGCCTATGGTCTCTCAACTACACCAACGATCCCACCAAAGGGATTTGAGGCCACCGAAAAGATCAAAGTTCCACCTAAATCCAAAATATATGCCTAAAAAAACCATCATCATCCTGCTGCCTAAAATCCACCTTGCAATAAGTAATTCCTTCCTCTACATTAACCGAAGCTTTCACAAAGGTCTTGATGTTTCTTCCTCTCCCTTCCCAAAGCTTTCTGTTTTTTTTTGTCTCTCAGATGTGTCACTTCTCACAGATTGGGATTTATAGCCCCAATTAACTCTCATTCTCATTTAATACTTATAGCCCCAATTAATCTCATTTTAATATTTCACTCTCAACTTACTCTCAACTTAAAATATGtttctttttattattaataaaataatctcaattaaataattattccaaattaaataaaatattatcGTAGATATTATTtctaaataattattttaaaatatttctATTAAATAAATATCTAACTAACATTATAATTAATTCCTAAAACCTTAATTATTCCTATTATTACTAAATATCTAATTATCACCactttttaaaataattttaatttttaaaccCTACACTCTCAACTCAACTATTTTAGTAATTATTAAATTACCAAAATACTCTTATAACATCAAAATCATCAGAAATAGCACcattaattaaaataaatcagACCACACGCAAACTCAAATATcctaatatttaattaaaatattaaaataaattaggGGTGTTATAACTTTTCCTCACTTAAAAAGATTTCCGCCCTAAAAAATCACCTAGCGaaaataactctggataggatTCCTACATCCGACTCTCTAGCTCCCAAGTCATACTACCTCTAGCAGGTCCTCCCCAAACAACCTTCACAAGAACAATCTCTTTGTCACGTAGCTGCTTCACTTCTCTATCCTCAATCTGAACAGGTGATGCCTCAACAGTCAGATTATCTTGAACTTGCACATCGTCCATTTGGATTACGTGAGACTGATCATGAATATACTTCCGGAGTTGTGACACATGGAAAACATCATGCAGGTTCGAAAGAGATATGGGTAAAGTCACACGGTAGGAAACGACTCCAACCCTCTAAGTAATATAATATGGTCCAATGAAGCGAGGAGTAAGCTTCTTAGACTTCAGAGTGTGACCAACACCGATCACAGAAGTGACTCTCATGAAAACATGATCACCTTCTTGTAACTCAATATCTGTCCTCCGCTTATCATGATAGCTCTTATGCCTACTCTGAGATGCCTTCATTTTCTCTTGGATCATTTTGACTTTCTTTGTCGTTTGTTGCATAATCTCAGGTTCAAGTACAACACTTTCTCCAGAATCATACTAATATAAAGGGGTCCTACACCTCCTACCATATAGAGCCTCAAAAGGTGTCATACTGATACTAGAACGGTAGATGTTAATTTATGTGAATTCAATCAATGGTAGATAGATGTCTGAAACACCTCCCTGCTCTAAGACACAGACCCTTAACAAGTCCTTCATAGACTAGATAGTCCTCTTAGTTTAACCATCTGGTTGTGGGTGATATGCAAAACTCAACCTCAGTCTAGTAATCAGAGCTTCCTGTAAGCTCTCCCAAATCCTGGAAGTGAATATCAGACCTTTTTCGGAAATTATACTCGACAGAATCCCATGCAGCTTTACAATAGTACTAATGTATATTTCAGCCAACCTCTGTAATGAAAAACCGATCTTTATCGGTatgaaatgagccgatttagTCATCATATCAATAATCACCTAAATAAAATCACTCACTCTCTTGTAGTATTCAGAAACCCATTCACAAAGTCCATAAATATACTGTCCCACTTCCATTCAGGTATATGCAATGGTTGCATCAGACCAGACGACTTTTAATGCTCAGTCTTCGACTTCTGATAAGTTAAACAAGCATAAACAAACTGAGCAATATCTTGCTTCATACCCGGCCACCAAAATATATTCTTCATATCTTGGTACATCTTAGTAGCCCCAAGATGAATACTCAAGCTACTTCCATGACTTTCCTCAAGAATCATACGCTTCAATTCTGGCACATCAGGCACACATACTCTATTCCAGAACTTTAACACACCATTCTCGTCAACTATAAAATCCTCATGTCCATCCTGACCAACGGAAGATATTAGATCAACCAAGTTTATGTCTAGCTTCTAATCTTCTCTAATATTGTTGAGGAACCCAATAGTAAGATGCAACATGCCCAATTACACACTATTATGAGCCACCTTGCATATTAAGCTCATATCTCTAAATTGTTTGATCAAGTCCAATTCTCTCACCATCATAGCTGACATTTGCAATGATTTACGACTCAAAGCATCGGCTACAATATTGGCTTTACCAGTGAAGTAATTCAGACCAAAGTCGTATTCCTTCAAGAACTCTAAGCATCTCCCCTGCCTCATATTAAGCTCTTCCtgataaaaaatataatttaGGCTTTTATGATCACTAAATACTTTGAACATAGAaccatacaagtaatgtctccaaatCTTCAATACAAAAACCATTGTCGCCAATTCTAAGTCATGTGTAggatagttcttctcatgaactttcaactgtcgGGAGGCAGAAGCCATTACCTTGCTACTCTGCATAAGTACTCCGCCTAAACACATCTTTGGTGTGTCATAATATACTACAAATGGTTCATTCACATCTAGTAAGGTTAAAACTGGTGCATTAGTCAACCTCTTTTTCAATTCTCTGAAACTTTCCTCGCATTGGATATCCCACACAAATGCTTGACCCTTTCAGGTCAACTGAGTCGAAGGTAGAGCTAACTTGGAAAAACCCTCGATGAATCTCCTATAGTAACCGACTAGTCCAAGGAAACTTCTGATCTCAGTAATTATCTTTGGAGCTTCCCACTACAACATTGTATATACTTTTGAAGGATCCACTGCTATACCACCACTGGAAATTACATGACCCAGAAAACTAGCTTCATGTAACCAGAATTCACATTTAGACAGTTTGGCATGCAATTGTGTCTCCTTCAGAACTTGAAGCACAGTACGGAGATGTTTTACATGATCCTCTTCTGACTTGAAATATATCAGGATGTCGTTAATGAAAACCATAACAATCTTATCCAGGTAAGGATGGAAAGTTTGcttcatatattccataaacacaccaGGGGCATTAGAAACTCCAAACGACATCACTAAGTACTCATAGTGACTGTACCGACTTTTAAAAGAAGTCTTCGATATATCTTCATCTTTCACCTGAATCTGGTGATAGCCattgtgatacggt includes:
- the LOC127074583 gene encoding sugar transporter ERD6-like 6; translation: MSFREESGDGRELQKPFLHTGSWYKMSSRQSSVAGSSTTQVLRDGSVSVLFCVLIAALGPIQFGFTCGYSSPTQQAIIKDLNLSVSEFSLFGSLSNVGAMVGAIASGQIAEYVGRKGSLMIASIPNIIGWLAISFAKDSSFLFMGRLLEGFGVGIISYVVPVYIAEIAPENMRGSLGSVNQLSVTIGIMLAYLLGLFANWRVLAILGILPCTILIPGLFFIPESPRWLAKMGMMDEFETSLQVLRGFDTDISVEVHEIKRAVASTGKRATIRFADLKRKRYWFPLSIGIGLLVLQQLSGINGVLFYSTSIFANAGISSSNVATVGLGAIQVIATGIATWLVDKSGRRLLLIISSSLMTASLLVVSIAFYLEEVVSKDSHYFSILGMISVVGLVVMVIGFSLGLGPIPWLIMSEILPVNIKGLAGSTATMANWLISWIVTMTANLLLTWSSGATFTIYTVVAAFTVVFTALWVPETKGRTLEEIQFSLR